A genomic region of Klebsiella sp. RIT-PI-d contains the following coding sequences:
- a CDS encoding YejG family protein, whose protein sequence is MTHQQLSIVHRLPQSYRWLSGFSGSRVEPIPQSTPPCDNCLVALKLLSPDGEKAWPVMHTLSQALSDIEVDSSVLECEGEPCLFVNRQDEFAATCRLKNFGVAIAEPFSGHNPF, encoded by the coding sequence GTGACTCATCAGCAACTCTCCATCGTACACCGTTTGCCGCAGAGCTATCGTTGGCTGTCCGGATTTTCGGGTTCAAGAGTTGAACCGATTCCGCAAAGCACGCCTCCCTGCGATAATTGCCTGGTTGCCCTGAAGCTTCTCAGCCCGGACGGCGAGAAGGCCTGGCCTGTGATGCATACGCTTAGCCAGGCGCTGAGCGATATTGAAGTTGATAGCTCCGTACTGGAGTGCGAGGGCGAGCCGTGCCTGTTTGTAAACAGGCAGGACGAGTTTGCAGCGACCTGCCGGTTGAAAAATTTTGGCGTGGCCATTGCTGAACCTTTTTCAGGCCACAATCCTTTCTGA